In the genome of Ensifer sp. WSM1721, the window CGTTCGGCCCAAGCATTTTCGCGACTTTGCCGCAGCCGAGGCGCCTGATTTGGACTTCGTGTTCACTCTGAGTGATACCGCCGCCGGAGAGCCGCTGCCAGAGTGGCCGGGCCTTCCCATCACGGCGCATTGGAAATGTGCCGATCCGGTCCTTGCCGAAGGCGAATTCTGGGAGAAGAGGCAGGCGTTTGTCGATGTGATGTCGCAGCTTGAGCGGCGACTGGCTATCTTCATCAATCTTCCGTTTGAATCGCTTGATCGGATGAGCCTTCAAACGCAGGTGAGGGCAATCGCGGACCCGCCTAGTCCCTAGTACGAGGCGGCGATGATCCTGGATTTCGGCCCCGCCCGGTTCGGGCCAGGCTATGCTTACTTCTCCGGCTGCCCCCGTTACGAATAGAAATGCGTACGAACCTTCGGCGCCTGGTGCGCATTTGAAGCCACTTCCGGGACCACCGTTGGCGATCGGCGGTCGGCTCATCGTTCCTGCAGATCCTGGTTGCCTTGACACTTCGCGTCGGAGCACGCCGGCTGTCTACTCCCCGAGTCCCGGGCCATATGCCATCGATCAGAGCGTGCGGATATTGTCCGCAGAACTCTTGCCCGACCGACGATCCTGAGTAATGTCGAAGCTCACCTTTTGACCCTCCTTGAGGGTAGAGAGCCCAGCTCGCTCTACCGCCGAAATGTGCACGAAAACATCCGGCGAACCGTCATCGGGCTCGATGAATCCGAAGCCTTTGGTGCTGTTGAACCACTTTACCGTCCCGGAAGCCACGGCGTGCGCCTTTCCATCATGAGAGCAGCATCATTCGTCGGCAATTGCGACGATCTCATATTTTCAGCTGCTTCTAAATAAGTTGATTGTGATACTTTTATGACAGCCGCCTCGCCAGACGGCGGGGTGCTACGACGACCGAGCCAGGGCTCACGATCTCACTGATTACTACGGACTCGTTGAGGAGCGCATATGGAGACCTGCCATGGCGATACTCGAAGACGCCTTTAAGGGTAACGTTATGACTGCCGTTGCCATCGGCATCGGAGCTGTCGTGCTGAGACCGATCGTCGTTCCTGTGGTGAGGCCGCTGTTCAAGGCCGCCTTGAAGGCCGGTCTGGTAGCCTACGATCAAGGCAGGGTCGCCGTGGCGGAACTCGGCGAAGGCTACGAGGATCTCATGGCCGAGGCGCGTGCCGAGATGTCGGCCGCGAACGGAGGCATTGGGCCTACCGAATCGGCTGAGCCGGCTGCTCGCCGTCCGGCGCCGAAAGCATCAACTTCGCGCGACGAAGATCAAAATAAAAATAGGTAAGTGGCTCGCCACATTGCCGCTGCTGGCGAGGGATGGCGGATGTCTTGCGCGTCCTTGCGG includes:
- a CDS encoding protein tyrosine phosphatase codes for the protein MMQGRIYHILFLSRRNSARSIMAQAILNKIGQDRFHAFSAAVDPAEAIEPIVLDLLRAADLPIDDVRPKHFRDFAAAEAPDLDFVFTLSDTAAGEPLPEWPGLPITAHWKCADPVLAEGEFWEKRQAFVDVMSQLERRLAIFINLPFESLDRMSLQTQVRAIADPPSP
- a CDS encoding cold-shock protein — encoded protein: MASGTVKWFNSTKGFGFIEPDDGSPDVFVHISAVERAGLSTLKEGQKVSFDITQDRRSGKSSADNIRTL
- a CDS encoding DUF5132 domain-containing protein — its product is MAILEDAFKGNVMTAVAIGIGAVVLRPIVVPVVRPLFKAALKAGLVAYDQGRVAVAELGEGYEDLMAEARAEMSAANGGIGPTESAEPAARRPAPKASTSRDEDQNKNR